Proteins encoded by one window of Rhodobacteraceae bacterium IMCC1335:
- a CDS encoding heme-binding protein: MNDLTLRKAKIIIRKSLEKGKELGLKPLSVAVLDAGGHLIAFERSDGAAPGRVAIATGKAHGAVMLGMAGRAQMARAEQQAYFMQAVNGAFQGQVVPVPGGVLIRDARQNIVGAVGVTGDLSDNDEICAIAGVEATNLTAEP; the protein is encoded by the coding sequence ATGAACGATTTAACCTTGCGTAAGGCCAAGATAATCATCCGCAAATCCTTGGAAAAAGGCAAAGAGCTTGGTCTCAAGCCTTTGAGCGTGGCCGTGTTGGACGCGGGCGGGCATTTGATCGCCTTTGAGCGCAGCGATGGTGCCGCGCCAGGGCGGGTTGCGATTGCGACAGGCAAGGCCCATGGCGCGGTTATGCTGGGAATGGCGGGGCGCGCACAGATGGCGCGCGCTGAGCAGCAGGCTTATTTCATGCAGGCGGTGAATGGCGCCTTCCAAGGGCAGGTCGTGCCGGTTCCAGGTGGCGTTTTAATCCGCGATGCGAGACAAAACATAGTTGGCGCTGTTGGGGTGACGGGTGATTTATCTGATAATGATGAAATTTGTGCCATCGCCGGTGTAGAAGCGACCAACCTGACTGCAGAACCATAA
- a CDS encoding malate synthase G produces the protein MSERVSREGLSVAHQLAAFIETDALPGTGITPTQFWAGLAALVAELGPKNRELLQKRENIQTQLDNWYISHRGVDFSFETYQDFLKEIGYLVDEGSDFKIETQGIDPEIAQIAGPQLVVPVMNARFALNAANARWGSLYDALYGTDAMGDLPPAGAYNQARGNRVVAWGRAFLDDSLPLAKGSWSDVSCMSQTKDGFCADDIGLTYPEQFIGRVDDGDSLGGYIFKNNDLHIIIDVDSASLIGAADRAGISDIRMESAISTIMDCEDSVAAVDGADKTLAYRNWLGLMKRDLSEEIVKGSETFTRRLNPDIAYTTAQGAPAYLKGRSLMLVRNVGHLMTTPAVLDQDGAEIGEGLLDALCTTMIAMHDLKSDKGNAMHGSVYVVKPKMHGPEEVAFADEIFNRVEDILGLPHHTVKLGIMDEERRTSANLKECIRAAKNRVAFINTGFLDRTGDEIHASMEMGAFLPKGDMKTTPWIKSYEDRNVDIGLTCGLQGKAQIGKGMWAMPDRMGDMLEAKMGHPEAGANCAWVPSPTAATLHATHYHKLNVKQRQNELAAAGPRGTLKDLLTVPVLRGRNLSDQEIQTEIENNAQGILGYVVRWVDQGVGCSKVPDINDVGLMEDRATCRISSQALANWLHHGVVSHAQVMAALQKMAAVVDRQNAADVSYRPMAPDFTGSAFQAACDLVFKGRIQPSGYTEPVLHARRLAVKAAQAVSPVDAASAA, from the coding sequence GTGTCGGAGCGGGTATCACGAGAAGGTTTAAGCGTCGCGCATCAATTGGCGGCATTCATCGAAACAGATGCCTTGCCGGGCACCGGCATAACGCCGACGCAATTTTGGGCAGGGCTCGCGGCGCTTGTTGCGGAACTAGGGCCTAAAAACCGCGAACTTTTACAGAAGCGCGAGAATATCCAGACGCAGCTAGACAATTGGTATATCTCGCATCGGGGCGTTGATTTTAGCTTTGAAACCTATCAGGACTTCCTGAAAGAAATCGGCTATTTGGTCGATGAAGGGTCAGATTTTAAGATTGAGACGCAGGGGATTGATCCCGAAATCGCGCAGATTGCAGGGCCGCAGCTTGTGGTTCCAGTCATGAATGCACGCTTTGCGTTAAACGCAGCCAATGCGCGCTGGGGCAGCTTATATGATGCATTATACGGCACTGACGCGATGGGAGATTTGCCGCCAGCAGGGGCGTATAACCAAGCGCGTGGAAACCGGGTCGTCGCGTGGGGGCGGGCATTTTTGGACGACAGCCTGCCTTTGGCGAAGGGTTCTTGGTCGGACGTGTCTTGTATGTCTCAAACCAAAGACGGCTTCTGCGCGGATGATATCGGGTTGACGTATCCAGAGCAATTCATCGGGCGGGTTGACGACGGTGATAGTTTAGGTGGGTATATATTTAAGAACAATGACTTGCATATCATTATTGATGTCGATTCTGCGAGTTTGATTGGGGCTGCGGATCGGGCCGGAATTTCTGATATTCGGATGGAGTCGGCGATTTCAACCATTATGGATTGCGAAGACAGCGTGGCCGCGGTGGATGGCGCAGATAAAACTCTTGCTTATCGCAATTGGCTAGGTTTGATGAAACGGGATTTGAGCGAAGAAATCGTAAAGGGCTCTGAGACCTTCACCCGCAGGTTGAACCCTGACATCGCCTATACCACTGCGCAAGGTGCGCCAGCATATTTAAAGGGGCGCAGCTTAATGCTGGTGCGCAATGTGGGGCATTTGATGACTACACCGGCGGTGCTAGATCAAGACGGAGCTGAGATCGGAGAAGGTTTACTTGACGCGCTATGCACCACGATGATTGCGATGCATGACCTCAAATCAGACAAGGGCAATGCGATGCATGGCTCGGTCTATGTGGTGAAGCCGAAGATGCATGGCCCCGAAGAAGTGGCTTTTGCGGATGAAATCTTCAACCGCGTAGAGGATATTCTGGGCCTGCCGCATCATACGGTGAAATTGGGCATTATGGATGAAGAACGCCGAACCTCTGCCAATCTAAAAGAATGCATTCGCGCTGCAAAAAACCGTGTGGCCTTTATAAACACGGGGTTTTTAGACCGCACGGGGGATGAAATTCATGCGAGTATGGAAATGGGCGCATTCCTTCCCAAAGGCGATATGAAAACCACGCCTTGGATAAAATCTTACGAAGATCGTAATGTTGATATTGGGTTGACTTGTGGCTTACAGGGAAAGGCCCAGATTGGAAAAGGCATGTGGGCTATGCCAGACCGTATGGGCGATATGCTTGAGGCGAAAATGGGCCATCCAGAGGCCGGAGCCAATTGTGCTTGGGTCCCCTCTCCCACAGCGGCCACCCTGCACGCCACGCATTATCATAAGCTGAACGTGAAGCAGCGCCAAAACGAGCTCGCCGCAGCAGGTCCCCGTGGGACATTGAAGGATTTATTGACGGTGCCAGTTCTGCGCGGCCGCAATCTCTCGGATCAAGAAATACAAACTGAGATTGAGAATAACGCACAGGGCATTTTAGGCTATGTGGTGCGCTGGGTCGATCAAGGTGTGGGATGCTCAAAAGTGCCCGATATCAATGATGTTGGATTGATGGAAGATCGGGCAACCTGCCGGATTTCTTCGCAAGCCTTGGCAAATTGGCTGCATCATGGGGTTGTAAGCCACGCCCAGGTAATGGCCGCATTGCAAAAAATGGCAGCTGTTGTGGATCGCCAGAATGCAGCGGATGTTTCCTACAGGCCAATGGCGCCCGATTTTACGGGGTCGGCGTTTCAAGCCGCGTGCGATTTGGTGTTTAAAGGGCGGATACAGCCCTCGGGCTATACAGAGCCTGTGCTGCATGCGCGGCGCCTTGCAGTGAAAGCGGCGCAAGCTGTCTCACCAGTTGACGCAGCCTCTGCCGCATAG
- the kynU gene encoding kynureninase → MSDIFQKTKSLFDLPDGILYLDGNSLGPLPKAAAARVEAVMKAEWGQMLITGWNKAGWMAQPNAVGDRLARLIGAQSGHVVVGDTLSIKVFQALDAALQLRPDRKVILSDSGNFPSDLYIAQGLIQALNQGHELRLVAPEDLHNHITEEIAVTLVTQVDYRTGRLHDMYSLTEKAHKNGALCIWDLAHSVGAIEVELAKAKADFAVGCTYKYLNGGPGSPGFIYVAPHLIDNIEPTLSGWLGHAAPFAFAQGYAPGNGIDRMRVGTPPVLALASLEAALDIWDMVDMGELRAQSIALSELFIAEVEKKCPMLTLGSPRDPNKRGSQVAFHFQEGYAAMQALIERGVIGDFRAPDTMRFGFTPLYIDQQDVRAATDIIAGVMQNRLWDNDAYKIRAAVT, encoded by the coding sequence GTGAGCGATATTTTTCAAAAAACAAAATCTCTCTTCGACCTGCCCGACGGCATTCTATATCTTGATGGCAATTCCCTCGGGCCCCTGCCCAAAGCAGCGGCGGCGCGGGTTGAAGCCGTGATGAAGGCCGAATGGGGCCAGATGTTAATCACCGGTTGGAACAAAGCCGGGTGGATGGCGCAACCCAATGCGGTTGGCGACCGTTTGGCGCGCCTGATCGGGGCGCAAAGCGGGCATGTTGTTGTCGGAGACACGTTATCGATCAAAGTCTTTCAAGCGCTCGACGCGGCGCTGCAATTGCGCCCGGATCGAAAAGTGATCCTGTCTGATAGCGGAAATTTCCCATCCGATCTTTATATCGCGCAAGGGTTGATCCAAGCGCTTAATCAAGGCCATGAGTTGCGCCTTGTCGCCCCCGAAGATCTGCACAATCATATCACCGAAGAAATCGCCGTGACGCTGGTCACGCAAGTCGATTATCGCACCGGTCGCCTGCATGATATGTACAGTCTTACCGAAAAGGCGCATAAGAACGGGGCCTTATGCATCTGGGACCTTGCCCATTCCGTAGGCGCCATAGAAGTGGAGCTTGCCAAAGCCAAAGCAGATTTTGCCGTCGGCTGTACCTATAAATATCTCAATGGCGGGCCAGGATCGCCCGGTTTTATCTATGTAGCGCCCCATCTTATTGATAATATTGAACCAACCTTATCAGGTTGGCTGGGCCATGCCGCGCCATTTGCCTTCGCGCAAGGCTATGCGCCGGGAAACGGCATCGACCGCATGCGGGTGGGAACGCCGCCGGTTCTGGCGCTGGCCAGCCTCGAAGCCGCGCTTGATATTTGGGATATGGTTGATATGGGCGAGTTGCGGGCGCAATCAATTGCGCTCAGCGAATTGTTCATCGCTGAAGTTGAAAAAAAATGCCCGATGTTAACATTGGGCTCTCCGCGGGATCCAAATAAACGCGGCTCTCAAGTGGCGTTTCATTTTCAAGAAGGCTATGCTGCAATGCAAGCTCTGATCGAGCGCGGTGTGATTGGGGATTTTCGTGCGCCTGACACAATGCGCTTTGGATTCACACCGCTTTACATCGATCAACAAGACGTAAGAGCGGCCACCGATATCATTGCCGGTGTAATGCAAAACCGCCTGTGGGACAATGACGCCTATAAAATTCGCGCCGCGGTAACCTGA
- a CDS encoding gamma-glutamyl-gamma-aminobutyrate hydrolase family protein, whose amino-acid sequence MARPIVGVICNHYMINDEYPSHASGVINGQAISQVARCLPMLIPADPRQVSVQELQACCDGFLFTGGRPNIHPEEYGHAETPAHGSFDRARDAVVLPLIRACIASGQPIFGICRGFQEVAVAMGSTLHPEIRDLPGRMNHRMPPEGSLDEKFAHRHSVKLTSNGPFHRLLGAREVLTNTLHGQGIDQAGPRVVIDGVAKDGTPEALYIKDAPGFTLSVQWHPEWHAAQDDVSRPLFQAFGQAVYHWAGRSLQVERAG is encoded by the coding sequence ATGGCACGTCCAATAGTTGGGGTGATCTGTAATCACTATATGATTAATGATGAATATCCGTCTCACGCATCGGGTGTCATCAATGGCCAGGCGATATCGCAAGTTGCTCGATGTCTTCCTATGCTTATTCCGGCAGACCCGCGGCAGGTGTCGGTGCAAGAGCTGCAGGCCTGTTGCGATGGGTTTTTATTCACTGGAGGCCGGCCTAATATCCACCCTGAAGAATATGGCCATGCTGAAACCCCCGCGCATGGCAGTTTTGATCGGGCGCGCGATGCCGTGGTGCTGCCGCTGATTAGGGCCTGTATTGCCTCGGGTCAGCCAATTTTTGGCATTTGTCGGGGCTTTCAAGAGGTGGCGGTTGCGATGGGAAGCACGCTGCACCCCGAAATACGCGATTTGCCGGGTCGGATGAATCATAGAATGCCCCCAGAGGGATCGCTCGATGAAAAATTTGCCCATCGGCATAGCGTGAAACTGACCTCAAATGGCCCGTTCCACCGCCTTTTAGGGGCGCGCGAGGTCTTGACCAATACGCTGCACGGGCAGGGGATTGACCAAGCGGGGCCGCGCGTTGTGATCGATGGAGTCGCCAAAGATGGTACGCCCGAAGCGCTTTATATTAAAGATGCCCCGGGGTTCACTTTATCCGTGCAGTGGCATCCTGAATGGCACGCCGCTCAAGATGATGTCTCGCGCCCCCTATTTCAGGCCTTCGGTCAGGCGGTCTATCACTGGGCGGGTCGGTCTTTGCAGGTTGAGCGTGCAGGATAA
- the pepN gene encoding aminopeptidase N, which yields MKDASPTTNYLEDYAPFPFRVKNVHLTFQLDPLKTRVISLVEFEPISSAVQNELFLHGEDLRLIWAKIDGTTVSPQIAKDGLSVQVPSASFVWECEVEIAPQNNTSLEGLYMSNGMYCTQCEAEGFRKITYYPDRPDVMAQFHVRIEGDLPILLSNGNPKSQGENWAEWQDPWPKPAYLFALVAGRLVAHRDTFTTASGNHVALNIWVRPGDEHKCGFGMEALKASMRWDEKIYQREYDLDVFNIVAVDDFNMGAMENKGLNIFNSACVLASPTTSTDKDFERIEAIIAHEYFHNWTGNRITCRDWFQLCLKEGLTVFRDAQFTSDLRSAAVKRIEDVIQLRAIQFSEDGGPLAHPVRPDSFIEINNFYTATVYEKGAELIGMLKTLVGDQAYYKALALYFQRHDGDAATIEDWLQVFEDSTGRDLSQFKNWYTQAGTPQVSVTENYEKGKFQLTFSQKTPATPGQIEKDPKVIPIAVGLLSPCGQELLPTQILELSQAQQSFTFASAERPIASILREFSAPILLKHTQNDATKTFLLAHDTDPFNKWQAGRTLAVESLKELVQHNQAPALEFLDALQAVASDDALDPALRALVLGLPSQDEIARSLYADGLTPDPQRIFDALETLHQTLAQHLQDIWPHLYAAHQIQEPYAPNAQQSNARALANRALVYLTRIDAGDAAKKQFDTANNMTQQQAALSALLSVEKGAEQAQAFYDQWKEDRLVIDKWFALQVAFAPPEKAAIIAKSLTQHEDFNWKNPNRFRAVFGSLAGNMAGFHHLSGQGYELMVQCLSRLDKINPQTTARMCGAFKTWRQFDTGRQAMLKPLLQNMLEMDGLSRDSREMLSRIVND from the coding sequence GTGAAAGATGCCAGCCCCACCACCAATTATCTCGAAGATTACGCGCCTTTTCCGTTTCGCGTCAAAAATGTGCATCTGACGTTTCAATTAGACCCACTCAAAACCAGAGTCATTTCTTTGGTTGAATTCGAACCTATTTCCAGCGCGGTTCAAAATGAATTGTTCCTGCATGGTGAAGATCTACGCCTTATTTGGGCAAAAATTGATGGCACGACCGTATCGCCACAGATCGCGAAAGACGGCTTATCCGTTCAGGTTCCCAGCGCAAGCTTTGTTTGGGAATGTGAGGTCGAGATTGCCCCTCAAAACAACACATCGCTGGAGGGGCTATATATGTCAAACGGCATGTATTGCACGCAATGCGAGGCGGAAGGCTTTCGAAAGATAACCTATTATCCTGATCGTCCCGATGTGATGGCGCAGTTTCACGTTCGGATTGAAGGCGATTTGCCCATTTTACTGTCAAACGGCAATCCAAAGTCGCAGGGTGAAAACTGGGCTGAATGGCAAGACCCTTGGCCCAAACCTGCCTATTTATTCGCGCTGGTGGCCGGCAGGTTGGTTGCCCATCGCGATACTTTCACCACCGCATCTGGAAATCATGTTGCGCTAAATATTTGGGTGCGCCCTGGCGACGAACACAAATGCGGCTTCGGCATGGAGGCGTTAAAAGCCTCGATGCGCTGGGATGAGAAAATCTATCAGCGCGAATATGATCTAGATGTCTTCAACATCGTGGCCGTTGATGATTTCAACATGGGCGCAATGGAAAATAAAGGCTTAAATATCTTTAACAGTGCCTGCGTCTTGGCCAGCCCAACCACCAGCACAGATAAAGATTTTGAACGCATCGAGGCGATCATCGCGCATGAGTATTTTCACAATTGGACCGGCAACCGCATTACCTGCCGCGATTGGTTTCAACTTTGTCTGAAAGAGGGGCTAACCGTTTTTCGCGACGCCCAATTCACGTCAGACCTGCGCAGCGCCGCGGTAAAGCGGATCGAAGATGTGATCCAGCTCCGTGCAATCCAATTTAGCGAGGATGGTGGCCCGCTTGCTCATCCCGTGCGCCCTGACAGCTTTATCGAGATTAATAATTTTTACACGGCAACGGTTTATGAAAAAGGCGCTGAATTGATTGGCATGCTGAAAACGCTTGTCGGCGATCAGGCCTATTACAAAGCTTTGGCGCTTTATTTTCAGCGTCATGATGGCGATGCCGCCACCATCGAAGATTGGCTACAGGTTTTTGAAGACAGCACCGGGCGCGATTTGAGCCAATTCAAAAACTGGTACACGCAAGCCGGCACCCCCCAAGTAAGCGTGACAGAAAATTATGAAAAGGGTAAATTCCAACTCACTTTTTCGCAAAAAACCCCTGCAACGCCAGGACAAATAGAAAAAGATCCCAAAGTCATACCAATTGCCGTTGGCTTATTATCGCCTTGCGGACAAGAGCTTTTGCCAACGCAGATTTTAGAGCTTAGCCAAGCCCAACAAAGCTTTACATTTGCGAGCGCTGAACGCCCCATCGCCTCGATTTTACGCGAATTTTCAGCCCCTATCCTACTGAAACACACACAGAACGACGCTACCAAAACTTTTCTGCTTGCGCATGACACTGATCCTTTTAACAAATGGCAGGCAGGCCGAACGCTGGCCGTTGAAAGTTTGAAAGAATTGGTACAACACAACCAGGCCCCCGCGCTTGAGTTTCTGGATGCGCTGCAGGCTGTGGCAAGCGATGACGCGCTTGATCCAGCGTTGCGCGCCTTGGTGCTTGGCTTGCCATCACAAGATGAAATAGCACGCTCGCTCTACGCAGATGGCCTAACCCCCGATCCACAGCGCATTTTCGATGCGCTTGAAACCCTGCATCAAACGCTTGCCCAGCATTTGCAAGATATCTGGCCGCACTTGTATGCCGCGCATCAAATACAAGAGCCTTATGCGCCAAACGCGCAGCAATCTAATGCCCGCGCGCTCGCCAATAGGGCTTTGGTTTACCTAACGCGGATTGATGCCGGCGACGCCGCTAAAAAACAATTCGACACCGCCAATAATATGACCCAACAGCAAGCCGCGCTCAGCGCGCTTTTATCAGTTGAAAAGGGCGCCGAGCAGGCGCAGGCATTTTATGATCAATGGAAAGAAGATCGGCTGGTAATCGATAAGTGGTTTGCCTTGCAGGTGGCTTTCGCACCGCCAGAAAAAGCTGCGATTATTGCAAAATCACTTACACAACATGAAGATTTTAATTGGAAAAACCCCAACCGTTTTCGAGCGGTTTTTGGATCACTGGCGGGCAATATGGCAGGCTTCCATCACCTGTCGGGCCAAGGCTATGAATTAATGGTACAGTGTCTTTCGCGGCTTGATAAAATCAATCCGCAAACCACCGCCCGCATGTGTGGAGCGTTCAAAACCTGGCGCCAATTTGATACAGGCCGGCAAGCCATGTTGAAACCGCTGTTGCAAAACATGTTAGAGATGGATGGGCTCAGCAGAGATTCGCGCGAGATGCTTTCAAGAATTGTAAACGACTGA
- the chrA gene encoding chromate efflux transporter: MAVSATDEAKISTVSKSAWLRDIFWVFVKIGLLSFGGPAGQIALMHRILVDEKEWLDEQSFLNALNFCMLLPGPEAMQLATFAGWRLRGISGGLIAGGLFVLPGAVVMLILSISYVAFSGTSMLSGIFLGVKAAILVVVVQALITLSRRALTQTQHYVISGAAFVGLFFFNLSYPVIVIASGVYGAFFLSAYHKGPQILSPEGAQIPQLSAFSFRRFAITLGVGLCLWLCPLVIVFWGIGVPFLAELGWFFSKLALVTFGGAYAVLAYMAQDVVGAYGWLNPAQVLDGLGLAETTPGPLILVTQFVAFVAGFQQGGYALALIAVSLGLWVTFVPCFLWVFLGAPYVQRLSSQPRLWGALGAVTAAVVGVILNLSVWFALQVSFETVLELRMGLLTFWVPQLASVDLRVIIIATLSAILIWRFKLALGWVLMGAAGVGLLFDLLF; the protein is encoded by the coding sequence ATGGCTGTTTCAGCAACCGATGAGGCAAAGATATCAACCGTATCCAAATCTGCGTGGCTAAGGGATATATTCTGGGTTTTTGTCAAAATCGGCTTGTTATCCTTTGGTGGACCAGCTGGCCAAATTGCATTGATGCATCGCATTCTTGTTGATGAAAAAGAATGGCTGGATGAGCAGTCTTTTCTGAATGCACTGAATTTTTGTATGTTGCTTCCCGGCCCCGAGGCGATGCAACTGGCAACCTTTGCCGGCTGGCGCCTGCGCGGCATTTCCGGTGGTTTAATCGCCGGCGGCTTGTTCGTACTGCCCGGCGCCGTGGTGATGCTGATTTTATCGATCAGTTATGTGGCCTTTTCTGGAACGTCAATGTTATCTGGAATTTTTTTGGGGGTTAAAGCCGCGATCTTAGTGGTGGTGGTGCAAGCCTTAATAACTTTATCGCGACGTGCTTTGACGCAGACCCAGCATTATGTGATTTCCGGGGCTGCGTTTGTCGGTTTGTTTTTTTTCAATCTGTCTTATCCGGTTATTGTGATTGCCTCTGGGGTGTATGGCGCGTTTTTCCTAAGCGCATATCACAAAGGCCCGCAAATTCTATCGCCAGAAGGTGCTCAGATTCCCCAGTTGTCTGCGTTCTCTTTCCGGCGATTTGCCATAACGCTTGGGGTGGGGCTTTGCCTCTGGCTATGCCCGCTGGTCATCGTGTTTTGGGGCATTGGCGTTCCATTTCTGGCTGAGCTTGGTTGGTTTTTCAGCAAACTTGCCCTGGTTACCTTTGGCGGGGCCTATGCCGTTTTGGCTTATATGGCGCAGGATGTGGTAGGGGCTTATGGATGGCTCAACCCGGCGCAAGTTCTAGATGGTTTGGGACTGGCCGAAACCACGCCCGGGCCGCTTATTCTGGTCACGCAATTCGTGGCCTTTGTCGCGGGTTTCCAACAGGGTGGCTACGCGTTGGCTTTGATAGCCGTCTCGCTCGGGCTTTGGGTGACCTTTGTGCCTTGCTTTTTATGGGTTTTTCTTGGCGCGCCATATGTTCAACGCCTGTCAAGCCAGCCAAGGTTATGGGGCGCGCTGGGTGCGGTGACGGCGGCGGTTGTTGGGGTCATCTTAAACCTGTCGGTTTGGTTTGCGCTTCAGGTAAGCTTCGAAACGGTTTTAGAGTTGCGCATGGGGCTTTTAACCTTTTGGGTGCCGCAACTCGCCTCGGTCGATTTAAGAGTGATCATTATCGCAACGCTTAGTGCCATTTTAATCTGGCGCTTTAAGCTTGCGCTGGGCTGGGTACTGATGGGCGCTGCCGGCGTCGGCTTGCTGTTTGACTTACTGTTTTGA
- a CDS encoding DUF2256 domain-containing protein: protein MKMRRKSDLPQKLCKTCGRPFVWRKKWAKDWDHVQHCSEKCRRNRNNAQDLASRL from the coding sequence ATGAAAATGCGAAGAAAAAGCGATTTGCCGCAAAAGCTCTGCAAAACCTGTGGACGTCCCTTTGTCTGGCGCAAAAAATGGGCAAAAGACTGGGATCATGTTCAACATTGCAGCGAAAAATGCCGGCGGAATAGGAATAATGCGCAGGATCTTGCCAGTAGACTTTAG
- a CDS encoding SDR family oxidoreductase yields the protein MNLQGKHALITGGGSGIGLAIAQKLAAQGAQVTITGRRKSVLQAAAGKGIFPAEMDVTDEAAQKEVIANAVKQRGPLQICVANAGIAEGRALQKTQMELWRKIMATNLDGAFITIREAMSSMTSTDWGRVIAISSIAGLRGLKGGGAYAASKHGVIGLIRSYAAEHLGGPITFNAICPGYVQTPIIDQNLEAIQKRGFTQEQALEMMVSANPHKRLIEVDEIAETALWLCNSASGSVNGQAIEISGG from the coding sequence ATGAATTTGCAGGGAAAGCACGCATTGATCACCGGCGGGGGCAGCGGCATCGGGCTGGCGATCGCGCAAAAGCTAGCCGCGCAGGGGGCGCAGGTCACGATCACCGGGCGACGCAAATCTGTGCTGCAGGCCGCTGCAGGCAAAGGCATATTTCCAGCAGAAATGGATGTGACAGATGAAGCCGCGCAAAAAGAGGTGATCGCAAACGCTGTAAAACAACGTGGTCCCCTACAAATATGCGTGGCGAATGCCGGTATAGCAGAAGGGCGGGCCTTGCAAAAAACACAAATGGAGTTGTGGCGCAAAATAATGGCAACCAACCTTGACGGCGCCTTCATAACCATTCGCGAAGCGATGTCTTCAATGACAAGCACGGATTGGGGGCGGGTGATCGCGATTTCTTCAATCGCAGGCTTGCGCGGCTTGAAGGGGGGCGGCGCTTATGCGGCAAGCAAACATGGTGTGATCGGTTTGATCCGCTCTTATGCGGCTGAACATCTGGGCGGGCCGATTACCTTTAATGCGATTTGCCCCGGCTATGTGCAAACGCCGATTATCGATCAAAACCTAGAAGCCATCCAAAAACGCGGATTCACCCAAGAGCAGGCGCTTGAAATGATGGTCAGCGCCAACCCCCATAAACGGCTGATCGAGGTTGATGAAATCGCAGAAACGGCTCTTTGGCTCTGTAATTCTGCCTCAGGAAGTGTAAACGGACAGGCAATCGAAATTTCAGGCGGCTAA